In a single window of the Zea mays cultivar B73 chromosome 5, Zm-B73-REFERENCE-NAM-5.0, whole genome shotgun sequence genome:
- the LOC103626757 gene encoding GDSL esterase/lipase At2g04570, protein MSALRHSLPIILLQLYILSGRPAAAKVPALFVFGDSTVDTGNNNYISTLMKSDFAPYGRDLWPGSGGGSTSSGQSTGRFSNGRLAVDFISEAFGLPPLVPAYLDPDANMSSLATGACFASAGAGYDNATSDLFSVLPLWKELDYFKEYAAKLRTFQGDDKAQETLSEALYIVSMGTNDFLENYYAVPSGHAAQYAAASDYAGYLLGVAESFARKLHALGARKLDLNGLPPMGCLPLERHAATGACTEEYNAVAQAFNAGLRDLVARLDAGLGGGARVVYGDVYGPVADVLADPAAYGFEDVGAGCCGTTGRFEMGYMCNEASLLTCPDAGKYAFWDAIHPTEHLHRFLADRKMNTTLYVFQ, encoded by the exons ATGTCGGCTTTGCGCCATTCTCTACCGATCATCCTCCTGCAGCTGTACATCCTCTCCGGCCGACCCGCGGCGGCTAAGGTCCCTGCGCTGTTCGTGTTCGGCGACTCGACGGTCGACACGGGCAACAACAACTACATCTCCACGCTCATGAAGAGCGACTTCGCGCCCTACGGCCGGGACCTCTGGCCGGGAAGCGGCGGCGGCAGTACTAGTAGTGGCCAGTCCACCGGCCGGTTCTCCAACGGCCGCCTCGCCGTCGACTTCATCTCCGAGGCTTTTGGCCTCCCGCCACTCGTGCCGGCATACCTGGACCCCGACGCCAACATGAGCAGCCTAGCGACCGGCGCCTGCTTCGCGTCTGCAGGAGCCGGCTACGACAACGCCACATCTGATCTGTTT TCCGTTCTGCCACTGTGGAAAGAGCTGGACTACTTCAAGGAGTACGCGGCGAAGCTGAGGACCTTCCAGGGCGACGACAAGGCCCAGGAAACGCTGTCGGAGGCGCTCTACATCGTCAGCATGGGCACCAACGACTTCCTGGAGAACTACTACGCGGTGCCGAGCGGCCACGCGGCGCAGTACGCGGCGGCGTCCGACTACGCCGGCTACCTCCTGGGCGTCGCCGAGTCCTTCGCGCGCAAGCTGCACGCGCTGGGTGCGCGCAAGCTGGACCTCAACGGGCTCCCGCCCATGGGGTGCCTCCCGCTGGAGCGCCACGCGGCCACAGGCGCGTGCACCGAGGAGTACAACGCCGTGGCGCAGGCCTTCAACGCGGGCCTCCGCGACCTGGTGGCTCGCCTGGACGCCGGcctcggcggcggcgctagggtcgTCTACGGCGACGTGTATGGCCCCGTGGCTGACGTGCTCGCCGACCCGGCGGCGTACGGGTTCGAGGATGTCGGAGCCGGGTGCTGCGGCACCACGGGGCGGTTCGAGATGGGGTACATGTGCAACGAGGCCAGCCTGCTGACATGCCCGGACGCCGGCAAGTACGCGTTCTGGGACGCCATCCATCCTACGGAGCACCTCCACCGCTTCCTCGCCGACCGCAAGATGAACACCACGCTCTACGTCTTCCAGTAA